The genomic segment tacaaatatctgaaggggaggtgttgagaggatggggccagcctcttctccgtggtgcccagcgacaggacaagaggcaacgggcacaaacttaaccgcaggaagttccatctgaacctgaggaaaagcttcttcactgtgagggtgacagagcactgggacaggttgcccagagaggttgtggagactccttccccggagatattcaaaacccgcctggatgtgatcctgggcaatgtgcctgctggagcagggggattggactaaatgatctccagaggtcccttccaaccttggccattctgtgagaAATATATCTGGAGGCAGACTGCCTGAGAACGTATGGTAACTCACAGCTCTCATACATTAGGAGGTCAAGTTAAAATCTAGGCAGAAGCCTGGCCTTGATCTGCTCAACTGTAAGACCATCTCAGAACTCACAGTTGAAGGAAGGGAAACTCCCTGATATAGGTCAGTCTGGCATGAAAAAGCTTCATGGCAATCACTGGCCTTTCCCAATACATCAAGCTTTACTAGCAGTGTTTAAATCAGCACTGTAAAGCTTTTACTAAGAGCCACTAATTTTGTCTTGGTTTCCGAGTAAGTTCTCAATGCCAGAAAATAGTATTCACAATTGCTGATTCAAATGTGCTGTGAAGCATGTCCTCTCTTCGTTCACTTCTGTTCTCTCTCAGTCATTAGAGTGCTTGCTGGGGACTGAGGAATGCTAACAGCAAgcagaacagcaaaagaaaaacactggtgatggtggaggcagagctgctggctttaaTACACTCATTGTATCGTACAAAATCAACTTCCCTGATGGCACAAACATGGTCAATGCGGCAGGCCTCCTCACACAGGGCAAGGTCATATTTGACAGAGTTGAACTCATAATACTGCTGCAGATACTGCGTATCCTTTGATATCCTCTCCAGCACTGTGTGCATGGACCGGGCAGAGCCATCAGGGACTTGGAAAGCTTCCGTCAGCCTATACTCTTTCTCCCACATTGGGAACATCGTATTAGCATGAGTTAGATTTAAATAGTAAGTCACCATAtcctgcagggagaaaaaaatataacaaggaaaaaaaaaaatgaggaaaggatCAGCCCTTGAGTGAAGCAGTTGACTGAGATCTGATCAGCCCATTCTCCTAGATGCTGGTGTGTAGCACAACGAAGAGCTttcagcagcaggcagcacacCTGGTGGGAGGTAAGCTGCCTCCCAACAGATGCTTCCTACCAAGATGTGAACCTGAGGAAAGATGCCTCAAGTGAGAGCATTCAGCACTCACTATAAAAGCAATTTTAGCCCATTTTACTATTGTATAAGTGTTGAAAGGTtgacttttctctgcttttcctctgcttgtaTTTTGAAACATCAGAAATTTTGAGCCTGATCTGCTCCAAAAAAATTCACTCTGGTATTCATTATCAACATTGTCCTctggcaggaggagcagctggagaaGTGTTACAGGGTTGAGCAGTTATTTACTCAAACGTGaacaaagttaaacaaaaaagttCTAAAAAACCTTCTGTTTGCaaaccttttctgttttttttctgtttgctctttttctctctgccttgcttCACTAGCTCTCTAGCTTTGCGCAGTATATTTTAGGACAGACAAGCATGCATTTCTTATGCTGCAAACATGCAAATACAGTATCTGCAGAGGTGCTTTATCCCTTGCAAAGAAAGGTACAAGAACACCATCCTCCACCTTTTTGCAAATGAAAGACAAAGGAAATGGAAGTCTTCGTCTTCCCTACAATTCAACTAACTTCTGATCCTATTACAAAATGAATTAATTCAGAACATAGGTGGGACCCAAATAATTTTCTAGACAGCTAGAGTTTTTGAAGGGTGTTCAGCAAGCCTGTTAGTCCCCAAAGACAGTTCTGGAATCCACGTTACCTGGGCTGTAAAGCAAGCGTAAAAGGAGATTAATTGAAGATATGAAGAACAAACAAGTCTGAACTCTCTTGCATTGCCATGGGACTCATCCCAGCAGGAGGCCTGAGCCAGTCGAATGTAGTGTCATTGCCCTTACTCACTGACACTCTTTAAAACTTTGTGCTAGCCACAAGACTGAAATACCTTGTTTTACATCCTCTGCTACATAGCCTCTTGGCTCCCTGTAGTCCTGCTTGTTAAAAAGAGGTGGGAGAATTAAAGCACCCAACTGAGACTGCAGTACAAAGCATGATGGTGTCCCCTACCTTTACTTGAAGGGTGTCTGGATCGTAATCAATCACCCGGATCCCAGGGTTGTTGGCTCCATTGGCCACTCCAGGTAACGTTGTTTTCCAAGGAGTCACTCCAGGGGCTAAGAACATGACATTGATTGGAGAACCTTaatagaaagacaaaagaaaccaTGAGTCAGAGAGGTCTGGCTTGGAGCAGACAACGAGCATCCTGACCACTGAGCACCTTGCACCCATTGCTCACCAGATCCAGTTACAATAATGCACGCAGAAAGATCTGATGCTATTCAACACACTGAGATTGAATACGTGACATTTCCAGCTAAAAGCAGGCCTTCTGCAGCTTGGCATGAGTGGAAGACTCTACAGTGAGGGTGAGCAAGAGAACCACCCTCAGTGAACGAGACCCAAAGAGCCATTGTGAAGACCTACAGTTGCTCCCTTAGGTCTCAGCTAAGGTCCAGAAACCATCAGTATGGAGCAGGACGAGCAGCAAGGCACTGTGAGAGGAAACAACAAATGAGAGGGGAAGCAGGAAGGACAGCTGGAGCTACAGGTCTGGGTGGGGAATCCCATCCACTGTTGTGTCTTGTTGACCAAAGCATTTTACAAGACGTTTTAGAAAGCAAGACGTAAATGAGCCTTTTCTGACTTGTTGGCTGCAGTCACCGAAAACCCTCTTCAACAATGATTTTTTGGGGACTGAACAGAGCTATCATGCAAATACTTGGGTAGCCAGATTTGATACCTGTATCACTGTAAAACATCCGAAAGCTGTCAGTGTGGTGGTGTCCAAAAAACTGGGCAGCAATCACTCTGTGGTGCCTCTGCACTATTTTCAGGTATCGTTCATTAAAGTTACTCCGGAACCAGGgcttgcttcttttcttctcGAAGAAGCCAGGAGGGATGTGCCCAGCAATGTAAACCTACAAGAGCAAAGAGCTGCGCTGAATGTAGATCCCATGCTTCCCAAAGAGAGCACTGGCTTGCTGGTCCTTGGCACACAAGAGAGATCAGGAGTGAAAGGACCTTCCAGGCTGGGAGAAGCCCTCTACAAAGGCATGGGGGCTTTTGTTGttgtgtgggctttttttttttttttttaaataccatttcttctgcttttgaggCGTTGGTCAATGTTTCTTCCAACCACCGGAACTGCCCTCCAGGATCTTCCTCACCAGCCGTCTGGTTATTCTGGTCATAGTACAGATTGGTATTGAGGACAATCATTCGCCCACTTGTATTTGGGCTGGGCAGCTTCTCACTGTAGAAAGCAGCTGTAAAATGCAACCAGCAGGAGAAAGAGCTGGAATTCTGGCCACACAGCCAATTGTGTCCCCAAATCCCCGGGCTTTTACCTCTCTCAGCTCTCCTTGGCAATAGTCACAGCAGAGTCACTATCTAGACAAGGTGCCAGCAGCTCTGACTGGTTCCAGAGTAACCAGCAGCTCTGACCAATCCAGGATATGGATTTGGTGTGACTCTTCCCTGTGTCTTCTTGTCCCGCATATGCCACTCAAGGTGAAGAGAGACCCTGGGTTTTAAGAGTATGTGCAGGACAGTCCAGGAGCTGGGAAGCTATAGATAGCTACTGTTGTGGCTTTCTTGAaagatcttttttattttcactgaagctCACCATCCTCTGCAGGGACACTTTCCTAAAACTCTAGGAAAGCACGGAGAGACTAAAGCATAAAGAAAGTCCTTTTCCCACATGCAGGAAAACTCAGTGCTAGGAATCAATCTTAAATTGGACCCTTCCTCTACAAGCACTGCGGCTTGGGGAATAAAAGCAGAGACAGCACGTTCATGGTGACTTTCCCAACCACCCTATCTTCCCAGGACACTGCTGACACGGGCTAGTGGTGCCACACCTGCTCTGAACAGAGGAATGGAAGTATCGTTCAGCCAGGAGCGCCACAGTTCAGCTGTTTGGTTGTAGATCCTGTGCTCCTCCCCTGGAAACTGATTCTTGGGGTGGAAGTCATGATTGCCCATCACAGCGTAGACTTTAGTttctagagaaagagaaaaggaagcacaGAGGAATCCAAGCTTGCTCCAGAGTTCTTCAGCACCAAAGCTCTCTAGAGAGCTTACAGACTCAAAAAGAATAGCATGGCTGGAGAGCTTCATAAAAGGTTATCATCCACACTAAACTCCTGTGGTTGCACGGACTGGGGATACAATACTGCAAGACCATGTGTCCTCAGGGAAGCCACCCCAGAGCAAGACTGCTATGTTTTTACAGATGGAGTCAGTGAGATTTCCTTGTCAGTAATACTTCTTCTCCCACTAAGCGAGAATAAATTTTGTAGCTTCGTTTTTCTTAATGAGTAGTtatagaaatgtttcttttccactcTTCTGAGTGAATTAATCTGAAATAGCAAGGGTGTGTTAGACATGCCTCAATCAAACAGCCTGTACAGCAACTAGGAAGAAGACAAAGTAGTCCTAATGCCCACAGCATTTCAGTGCCTTTCCCCTTCTTAATTATATCATTTCTCCAGAATGGTAAGTTCTTCCCATGAGACTTTGTACTCCTCTCCCCTATTCATTCTCTCAGATCCTACCTGGAAATATCTGTTTTATCAGAGAAGTCAGATTTTCAATTATGTGCAGAACCTGTTTTTCTCCAAGCTGCTCATTGGGGACATGAGGAGTATCATCTCTggagaaaacaaatgaacaaacaaaaaaataacaaacaaaaaaacattatgGGGCACGAATCAGCACTACGTTGACTGGCAAGGGCACTAAGAGAGTTTCAAGGAACTGCTCACAGTAAAAACCTGCTCTGCTTTAGTCTACCTTGAAAAACCTATACACAAGCATAAGAAATTGAGCCTTATTCTACCTCAGTGTATTTAACAGATGCTACAGATGACTGGCGATCTTGTGAGGAACAGCGTTTCACAGTCTGGTAGTAAATTTGGTCAGCAGTGGTAAAACAAaactctttgttttattttcaatggAAGAGTTGTTATCCTGCTGCTCTCTTGAGTACAAACGGATGCCTCCAGTAAGCCAATGACCATTGAGATCTACCTCTAAAAACCTAGCAGATACACATTTCAATGTTTTCACTAATATGCTTTTAGCATATGTAGACAATATCAGCTGGTAAGGATTATAAGCCCATTGAAAGATAAGACTAAAATACAGGAAGATTTTGAAGAACGAGGATAAATAGTTTGAGAAAATGTAAAACAAGACAGAAGTTTTAAAGACCAACAACTATTTCTAAGTAGGAATGATCATCTGCACAAATATATAAAGTGGAAACAGTGGGTTAGTCAACAGCGCTGCAGATCAGGATTGGGAGTTACAAAAGCTCATAGCGAACACTGTGCTGTTAGAAGAAGCAGGAAACATTACAGAGGGATGTATGAACTTACAGAAATCATGCCAAACAAGTCTTTCACTGTTTGCAAGTGCTATTAGGGCCTCCTGTAAGGTGGCCACTTCTGGACACCATACTACAAAAAAAGCTCCATTTGGGGAGGCTCTTCATAGTTGTAAAGAAAATTAGCTCCTTTTTGAGGTAAGTCTTCCAGGTTCCTCTGTGTAGTTTGAAGAAATGCTGCAAGCCCTTCTCGTGGTGCCTCTAACAAGGCAGGACTTTGTACACCAACAAAATGAATACGTTCCATTCCCCCAAGCATTTTCAGGTATTCAAAATTTGTGTGAAGTGAGACTAGGCTGGCAACAattggagaagaagaaaggatggTGAATTCTAACACCTTCCCTCATCTTACCTGGAGTTTTTCAGAGAATCCCTCATTGCTGGGGCTCGTTCAAAGCATGGCCTCCCACTCCTAACAGCCTCGCTGTGCCCTCAGCTCCGTACAGCTCCACTAGCAGACTCCATTTTGTACTTTAAGGCGTATCCAAATCTCACCTCTCCAAAATGGTTACCTTAAGAACCCTGAATCTACCGTGAACTCTTCACCTCCAAGTCCTCTGGCTCCCCATTCTCTAATAACAGCTCTCAGCCAAACACTGGCAATGCCCAAAGCACGCAGGATCATGTCATAAACTGAAAGCGTGAGTAAACACAGAACCAGTACTACCAATTTTTGGATTATttgggcttccccccccccttgtcACAAGAAGATTCCTAAAAATGCAAACATGGGTATTCACCTCCTAGAGCTTCAGCAAAATGATGGAAAACACGAGCCTAGAAGAGCTGGGATTTCCTCATTTTTACACGTAAAGCTGAAGTACAGCTTCAAAGCCTATCCTATACCCGCTTTTTTCTGAGGGACGGGCCGGTGAAGCGGCCCGACCCTTGAGGGGGCGGCAGAGGACACgctccgccgagccccgcgcagcCTCCtccgccgggcggggcggccgctgcctgcccggggccaagTTCCGAGCTCAGCCggtggcggggccgcggccgccccctccgcgccCGGCCTGGCTCCTCACCCGGTCCAAAGGATGAAGTCGGGCTGGCGCAGGATGCCCCTCATGGCGAAGATGGAGGAGTTGAGCAGGCGCCAAGGGGAGTCGCAGAGGTAGCTGCCCCAGGGCCCGGCGGccggcacggcccgggagccgccCGAGGGGCACACCTGCGAGGGCTCCGCCGCCGCGTCGTAGCCGGGGTCCCAGTGCAGGTCTGTGATGTGCCAGaagcgccctgccgccgccgggagAGACGCCGCGACttagcggggcgggcgggcgagcgagcgagcgagcgagcgagcgagcgcccGACAGCCGCCAGCCGCCCGCCACCGCCCCCTGTTACCTGCGAGGGCCGCGCAGAgcgggcagagcagcaggagcgcgAAACGCTTCATGTTGGCCAGGTTCGCTCCTACCCCTgctccggccgcggccgcggccccgccccgccccgccccgccgcgcggccccgcccctccccttccctccccgccccgctgcgccgcgcggccccgcccctccctgcccctcccctttcctccccgccgggccgctcggccccgccccgccccgggccctgctcACCTCGGCGGCGGTCGGGCTGCGCCAGCACTCAAAATGGCGCTGTCAGCCTCCCCGCCGCTTCCCCCCACTGGAAGGAGCCAGAAGAAAGGCGATTGCGATTGGCTGACCGGCCGGATTATCGGGCCCGCGGATTGGGCAgctgccggcggcgcgcggggggacTACGCGGGTCCGTCTCGCGCCTGCCGTTAGGCCTGGCGCCGCCGCAATGTGGAGCGGACAGGGTGCGGGCCCGGGGCGgtgggggcggcccggggctgccggggagctgcCGCGCAGCCGCCGCGCAGGAGCCGGTGCCCAGGGCCAGCGCGCGGCGGGCTGTGCTGCCGGCGAGGGAGGAGCCGGGGCTGCTGcgcccggtggcggcggcggcggcggcgggtagcGCGTCTCTGCCGCCGCCTCagggtctctccctccctctcctcaggtACCTTCGACACCGGCTACAGCAACGTGGGAGGCCCGGGGCCCGCAGGCGGCTACATGCAGTCCCCGGGAGGCTTTGGCTCCCCCGCAGGCACCCAGGCTGAGAAGAAGCAGGTAGGCCTGGAGCGGGGCCTCGCCGGGCCCCGGGGCGCTGGGCCGCGGCGCTCCGCCCGCCCCCTGCGGGGCGAGGGCCAGGCGCTCGGCCCGCGGAGCTGacggcccctcggcatccccttGCAGAGAGCCCGCTCCCAGAACATCGTGCCCTGTACTGTGTCACAACTGCTGGCTGCTGAGCAGGTCGATGAAACCTTCAGGATCCGCGACGTGGAGATATCTCAAGTAAGCGCCCAGGGTGGCcactgggcagagctgccaaacCCCGAGTGGGAGCGTTGCGAGTGGCAACAGCTTTCCCGTGCCAGTCCCCCACTGTAACGTTTTCCTTCTTCCAATGCAGGTCACTATCATGGGGATAATCCGGCATGCGGAGAAAGCACCGACAAACATTCTCTACAAAGTAGACGATATGACAGCGGCCCCGATGGATGTCAGACAGTGGGTTGATACTGACGTAAGCACCAGTGGGGAGTACAGCGGAGAGAATGAGCTTTTGGATGATTCTTGTAACACCAGTTGGGTAGGAAAGatggaaaagatggaaaagatttAAGTTGTAAGCAAAGAATGGAAGAACAAGAATCTAACTTTAGCTTGGTCCTTGTTGCGTGGAAGAAAAACTCAAAATTTAGGTTTTCTTAGTCATTTTCAGTAATTCTTTGTGATAAACACCCCATCAAATTCTCTGTGTGTGTTATGTTTGTGTTTATTACCCCTCTCTTTGTTATGAACTTAAcgttttcttgaaaaaataacGTGACTGGTTTGGAAAATGTTTTGGGAATAATGTAACTCGAAAAGCTGAGGAAAATGTTGCAGTAGCAGAGGTCACCAGTGTTGTATATGAGTCTCCTCCTGCTTTATAATTCTACGCTTCTACATTGAAGCATGCTGAACAATTTTTGAGGTATTTAAAGGCTGAAGCTTGAACGTTGCTTCATAAATGAATTGAGAGGCATttacaagaggcaatgggcagaaactgaaccacaggaagttccatctgaacctgaggaaaaacttcttcactgtgagggtgacagagcattggaacaggttgcccagagaggtagtggagtctccttcgctggagctattcaaaacccgtctggatgtgatcctgggcaatatgctctaggtgaccctgctggggcagggaggttggactagatgatctccagaggtcccttccaaccaatttcccttccaacctaaacaattctgtgattctgtgagagatGAGTCCTCAATACCTTTGTGTAGAAACACAAGGACAGAAAGTATCTGAACAGAGATTTTTGTATATGGCTCAGTGACTGATAATACCGGTGAGTATCATCATTGCTGATGCATGACTCCTGAAGTGATGGTAGTTTTCCACTGGATTCTCATGCTGATATAACAAGCTTTTAAAGCTGGACCCTGTTATTAAAACATATTTGAAGGCAAACAGCTGAGTTCAGACGAACAACTTTGAAAGAGTAATTAAGCAAATGTTCAGTCGGCTTAACGACAAGTTTATCATAAATTAGAAGAGGATTCTGTGACTGTTTCCATAACCGTAACCCAAGTTTTATAGCTGAACACTTCCTTTTTACTACTTCAGGGCTTTTTCCCTCTTGTTGCTTTTTGAAGATCCCCCAGAAGCGGACAAAGACATCGGAGCGCTGTAATACAAGTGGCTTCAGCTGCTCTCAGATATGCAGTGTATTCaaacaagaagaattttttttcccctttcacttagtttttccatttttcacttaCACTAACTGTTCGTATTGGATGTAGGAATGTATGGCTTTTGTGTTTGCTTGAGATAAGCCTCTTTTCTCAAATCACTTATTGTGATAGTGGATAAATGGAAATGTGAATCAGGAAAaccttgttttttccccttttcctttctgttaggAGGCAGGTGGTGAGAATGTTGTAGTACCTCCAGGAACTTACGTAAAAGTAGCTGGTCATCTTCGGTCTTTCCAGGTAAAATCATGTTATTTATGTATGACTCCTCAAGTAATGAGGTTGGAGCAGTGGCTTGAAGGATTACTGATCTTGTAAAGTGTTAGGGTCTTTGTAGAATATGCAGTTAATCATGATCTTTAGTCAGCCTTTCCTTGAATGTTTTTGGCAATGCTGTTCCTAAGTGCAAAGGACAGAAGATCCATTTAAAATTTCATTGTTCATCCGTACATTGTTTTCTGCTGAACAGTACTGGCCACCACATTCTTGAATGTTTGTACTGTAGAGCTTAGATTTTATTCTGGTCACTAGGGGACACTTTATAAAGGGTAATAATGTCATACAGTTACATCATAATAGTCACTGTTTAAATAGTGATGTGTGCATTAAAGCAAAGTGCAGTTAGTTACTAGCCAGTTAGAAaatcacacatatatatatatatatatatatatatatatatatatatataaatatatatatttttgttttaagggtTGTCCCTTTGTCTTTGTGAATTAATCTCCTTCAAATTCATTACTTCATTATTGAGAAAGGTAGTTTTTTAGCACAACTCTTAAAAGCATCAGAACATGGCTTTTCATAGGGTCAAAAGCCAGGAGCCATCATTCTAAATTCTTATCCCATCTTGTGAGAAGTTACTTATCTATACTGTATTTCAGAGCTGCATATGAAAAGTAGTCCAAAGACCTGGGCACTAGTTACAGTGACAGCAGACAACCCCCCTACCCACTACTATCCTTGTTCCTAGAAATAATGATTGGATTGGGCGTGTGGCTGTTGGctgtgatttaattttttttctttttgcttctttgaaAGAATAAGAAGAGCTTGGTGGCTTTTAAGATCATGCCTCTGGAAAATATGAATGAATTCACCACACACATACTAGAAATTGTCAATGCACATATGATCCTCAGAAAAAATCTTATGGTATGTACGTGGAGATCTTAACCCTTACACACTGAATGGGGGGGGCTGTTGGTTATTTTCCAAAGAGATGGACCTCTTCTTTCACTGGGGAAAGTGTATTTAAGTTGTGACGCTGAAGAGCTTTAAATTGCTGGAGGGCTACAGTGAAGGTATGACAGGAATCTCGGCTTCCTTGGAGGGAAATTGTGCTACAGTCAATTTCCAATTGTTTCTTTGGGaatctatttttaattactgCATATCTGAAATAACATTCAGTCTTTCATCCCTCAGGCTTGAGGGCAGTCCATGTAACCGTAGCCCTTTTACTCTTTTAGTCAGCATCAAGAATGCCTCAGTCCCTTTCCTCTGCTGGGATAGGTGATGTGGGGAGCTACAGAGGAGGTGGCAGCCTGCCAGTGAACGGACTTACAGCGCATCAGAGTCAGGTAGGTGCAAACAACAAGCTACTTCTGGAACACAGCAGTCACAGTGGTCACCGCTAGGATGCGATATAGGACAAAGAAATGAAAGTTCAGGCATTCTCTGAAGACCGATAGCTCTTCCTGGAGCTTTCTGTAGCTGTCCATTGACGATAGAGAAGTTTAGTTGTCTACTAATGGTGGTTGTGTGGTGCTAGACCTACTGAAGACCAGAAAGTCGTAACTGGGATTTTGCTGTCCCTGTAAAAGGAGTTTAAGTCTTCGCAGTAACTGCAGCTAACATTTTGCAAACTAATGGAATGAAGATGTAGAGGTACTCATGGTACTGTGAACataggggagagaaggagaggaggagaagtaaCATTGGAAAATAGAGCATAGTCTGCTGTACTCATGAATAAACTGCGAATGCTATCCCTAGATTCTTGTTCTTCCAGGTGCTGAACTTGATTAAGAACTGCCCTGTTGCAGAAGGTATGAGTCTTCAAGAGCTAAAATTTCAGCTCCACAATATCAGTATGGCAACAATCAAGTAAGTATATAGAAACAGATATCTTGGTATATCCAGATATACCGGTAATTCAGGCTGTCCTTTGTAGAGTCTGataaagggagggagggaaatagTGGGCAAGATGTTTACTTGTTAAACCACTCTAGTAATTTCAGACATTTCCAGTAGGAGGTGGTAGTGAGCCTGAGCTTTTAAAGTCTTTCGGTGGAACAGGTTAGACTGAACCATTGTCAGATGAAGTGGTGATAAAACGCATcactcattttcaaaacaaagttaCACGTACCTGGGAGTATTACAGCACCTCAGTAGTATGTGCTGTTCTGTGCATGAGTTTGAGGACTATCTTGTTCTCTTTGCATATTGGACAAAATTTgggaatagacttttttttttttctttgtctcatgTAACTTCCCTTCCTGGAGAgctagaaaagacagaaaattccACTATCTTTCTGTGTTCTGTCCTCTTTGAAGCAGAGAGTTGTAGGCACTGCTTTTATCTGGAAAATAATAGACAGTGGTGGCCTTTCCCTGCATGGAAGGGAAAGGCTGAGAGCCTTTGGGTCATTTTACCTTGCCTTTGGAGAAActttctttctgttcctgctgAGCAGTGGAGCAGCACTTAAAATGATCACAGGATAGAGCCATGAAAGCTTCCCTTGGCAGATGCCAGAGAGAAACAGTAAGAATGGGGCCTGTAGACAGAAAATCCCAGAAGGGTAGGCATGGACATGAAGTAGTtatgactgcttttttttcttcttccaaggcAAGCAGTTGAATTCCTTAGCAGTGAGGGACATATCTACTCCACTGTGGATGATGATCACTATAAGTCTACAGATGCTGAGTGAAGCTATTTCCACCTGGATTTGATTCTAAACAAAAGCTTGTCTGTGCTTCAAGTTACCCTGCCAATCTTTGCAACGTGGAAGGTGATCTTTGCTCTTTCTAGCCCTTGAAAGTTGCAGTTATTCTGACTGCCTGCTTTGTCAAATTCAAGGAAAAGCAAGATGTACAGAATTCTGTTGACTCAGTTACTGTGCAGCAGACAGGTGGTTGAAAGCATAAATAGATATGGGAAAAACGGAACTCTTCAAAGCTTTGGAGCCTTCACTTTGTGTTTTATGTTTCCTAGTAGAGTGCCTGGATTAGAAAGGAGAACGTCTTTCTGATCTTGTCATGGGCAggtcgtctttttttttctggagtagTTTCTCCTAACTCAGCTTTCATTCCATTTCATTCACAAAGTGGGTAGCCAA from the Struthio camelus isolate bStrCam1 chromosome 23, bStrCam1.hap1, whole genome shotgun sequence genome contains:
- the SMPDL3B gene encoding acid sphingomyelinase-like phosphodiesterase 3b, which produces MKRFALLLLCPLCAALAGRFWHITDLHWDPGYDAAAEPSQVCPSGGSRAVPAAGPWGSYLCDSPWRLLNSSIFAMRGILRQPDFILWTGDDTPHVPNEQLGEKQVLHIIENLTSLIKQIFPETKVYAVMGNHDFHPKNQFPGEEHRIYNQTAELWRSWLNDTSIPLFRAAAFYSEKLPSPNTSGRMIVLNTNLYYDQNNQTAGEEDPGGQFRWLEETLTNASKAEEMVYIAGHIPPGFFEKKRSKPWFRSNFNERYLKIVQRHHRVIAAQFFGHHHTDSFRMFYSDTGSPINVMFLAPGVTPWKTTLPGVANGANNPGIRVIDYDPDTLQVKDMVTYYLNLTHANTMFPMWEKEYRLTEAFQVPDGSARSMHTVLERISKDTQYLQQYYEFNSVKYDLALCEEACRIDHVCAIREVDFVRYNECIKASSSASTITSVFLLLFCLLLAFLSPQQAL
- the RPA2 gene encoding replication protein A 32 kDa subunit, whose translation is MWSGQGTFDTGYSNVGGPGPAGGYMQSPGGFGSPAGTQAEKKQRARSQNIVPCTVSQLLAAEQVDETFRIRDVEISQVTIMGIIRHAEKAPTNILYKVDDMTAAPMDVRQWVDTDEAGGENVVVPPGTYVKVAGHLRSFQNKKSLVAFKIMPLENMNEFTTHILEIVNAHMILRKNLMSASRMPQSLSSAGIGDVGSYRGGGSLPVNGLTAHQSQVLNLIKNCPVAEGMSLQELKFQLHNISMATIKQAVEFLSSEGHIYSTVDDDHYKSTDAE